The DNA sequence AGGGCTATGTTTTTGCCAAAGCTCCCAATGGCCTGAAAGGCGCAGAAATTCAATTTGAAAAAGTGTCAGTAGGCGCGACAGAAAATATTTTAATGGCTGCTACGCTAGCCAAAGGCACAACAATTATTAATAACGCTGCTCGCGAACCAGAAATTTCGGATTTGGTACACTGCCTGCAATGCATGGGCGCAAAATTTGAAGGCAAAGGTACAGCCCGGCTGATTATTAAAGGCGTGGAGCGGTTGAATGGTACGAAACATACCGTACTGGCAGACAGAATCGCAACCGGAACCTATATGGCAGCGGCAGCAGTAACCGGCGGCGATATTGAGCTAATTGGTGCAGATGTTAGCCAGCTGGATGCGGTGATTGAGAAATTTGAAGAAGCCGGAGTCAAAATAACCTCTACCAAAGATGGTTTGCGGGTGCAGCGTAGCGGCAAAATGCATGGTATTGATGTGATGACGCAGCCTTACCCCGGGTTCCCTACCGATATGCAGGCGCAGTTCATGGCGATGCTTGCCATCGCAGATGGAGCGTCACTTGTAACGGAAACCATTTTTGAGAATCGCTTCATGCATGTGCCGGAAATGGCGCGAATGGGGTCGCGGGTGGTGGTGCATGGCCGTAGCGCTATGATTCGCGGTGTTAAACAGCTTAACGGTGCAGAAGTAATGGCTACCGACCTGCGAGCATCTGTGGGGTTGGTGCTATGCGCATTGGCCGCTAAGGGCGAAACCATCATCAACCGTATTTATCACCTCGATCGCGGCTATGAGCAATTAGAAGAAAAGCTGAGTGCCTGTGGTGCAAAAATTGAGCGAATCCATTAATTGTGTAGCTATTGATCCCTTATGAGCACCTTTCACCATA is a window from the Alphaproteobacteria bacterium genome containing:
- the murA gene encoding UDP-N-acetylglucosamine 1-carboxyvinyltransferase — protein: MDRLKIQGGVPLVGKITISGAKNAALKLMAASLLTEETLDLHNVPCLADVGTMAKLLEQHGTIVEPRKNGYKLTSKKIDNLTAPYDLVRQMRASVVVLGPLLSRFGTAKVSLPGGCAIGTRPIDMHLHALEQMGAKIELKEGYVFAKAPNGLKGAEIQFEKVSVGATENILMAATLAKGTTIINNAAREPEISDLVHCLQCMGAKFEGKGTARLIIKGVERLNGTKHTVLADRIATGTYMAAAAVTGGDIELIGADVSQLDAVIEKFEEAGVKITSTKDGLRVQRSGKMHGIDVMTQPYPGFPTDMQAQFMAMLAIADGASLVTETIFENRFMHVPEMARMGSRVVVHGRSAMIRGVKQLNGAEVMATDLRASVGLVLCALAAKGETIINRIYHLDRGYEQLEEKLSACGAKIERIH